DNA sequence from the Schistocerca gregaria isolate iqSchGreg1 unplaced genomic scaffold, iqSchGreg1.2 ptg000925l, whole genome shotgun sequence genome:
GCGGCGCGCGTGTGCTCGTTGTTTTTTGACGTGCCGTTCGCGCTTCTCTGTCGTCCCCAGGCTTTGACGCGTTGCCGCTGCGCTTTGGGACCCCCGTCCGGCGAGGCCCCGGGGTGGCGCTCTGGGAGGGCCCCTCGGACACGCGACCGCGAACTTCGTGCGGAAAATTTTTCCAGTGCAAGCGGATGACATGCATGTAGAAGCGCGTGCGCGCACAGCGACGCTGGTTCGAGTCGCGCAGCAGCCGCCAGAGGCTCTTCGCGCGCTGGGGTTTCGACCGGCGCGGTGGCGAGTCCGCCACCGCTTTCTGCGCCGGGGCGCAAAAAAAGCGTTTGGGAGTTGGTCACCGCGCTCAAATTTCGAGAACCGAGGTGCAGCGTGGGCGCGCCTTGACAGGCTCTTCCGGATCGAGCGACTTGACGGAATCGGCTCGAGGAGCGCGCGGACATGCGCGACAGCCCTTCTCTCTCATTCTCGAAAATTGAGTAAACAGAAAAGAAAGTGACAGTGCAAATAATCACCACGCGAGCAATTTCCGTTTCTCGAGCCGTCAGCGACGTAGGGCGCGCGCGGCCGAAGTAGGGGGTTGGAAGGGGAAGAGCTCTGCACCCGAAGTGACCAGCGCTTCGCAGAGAGCGCCGACTTGAGGTCGAAGGTGGACTCAATCTTCCTAATCAGAGAAGTGAAGCAGAGGAGAAGAGACGTCTTCGAAGCGTTGACGGGATCCGGCGATGGCTCACGGAAGCTCTGAGCGCGCAGAAGCTCAAAAAAAGGCGCGTCACGAGTAAGTTCTGAGATCCTTGGCGACGACGCATTTAAGAGGGTATTTGCTACCTCGTCAACGAGAGAGTCCCCACGGCCACGGAGGGGGCGAACTGACCACGTTTGCGCGGCCATCGCAGTCCCGCCTTTGCCTGCGCGGCCAAAGAGCCACCGATCCAAGTCGATCAGAAGCTCTGGTTGCCCCGGTTCTGTGTGTCGCTTTACCAAAAATGGAGCGAACTACAACAATACGGGGGAGGGCGAGCCGTGATTCGGTTTGAACGAGACTCGTTCCGAACGCCGAGAGGACGCACCGCGACAAACAACAAACGTCGATTCGTGTAAAATTGGCTGAGAACGGCAAGCGCAACCAAAGCCCCTTTGTCTCtagtcattaaaaaaaaatctcttcgACGCCTCTAATAGACGCAGCGGGAGTAATATAATTTATTCAGATATACATTTTTTCTCTCATACAAATCCGGCTCAGACCCAGTCCACAAGCTTGCGCGTAGATATGTCGACCCCTACTTCGAACAAGCTCCAACAGCCGAAATGTAAGTTCAAAGCGGTCCGTGATCAATCTCGCCTTAAATATCGAAAAGAGAGCACACAGAGTTTGAAATTTCGCCTAAGAAAGGCGCCCCTCATGCCCAGAACGTCCGTCCTGCGCCGCATACCCTACCCTCTGACCGCTTCCGCCACTTACGCTCGGCAACTCCTTATGGAACGCCAAAACAGGGGTTAAGGTTAAAACCCTGGCTCCATGCCAGACGTACATAGATGTTATCGTGAAGGTGTACAAGACGCGTCACCTTCTGACCCAAAAAAGGTCAGATAACACGTCTAAAGAATACAGCGAAGCCTTGGTTGGTGACGAGACTGGATGTCTGATCCTCACTCTGTGCGATGGTACATATGCTCTTCgagcaaaaattttttttttttcttgcactcCGAAGGTCCCTCTGACATGTTGCTTATTTGCCTGCCCCCTGCGCGACCCGCAGACGACATCAAGCTCGCACAAGAAGGGGCCGTGCTCGAGATCATCAACGCGAAGATCGAGATGGCCAAGTTCTACATGAGATTGGTCGTTGACAAGTGGGGGAAAATTCGGCCTTCGACGCGCACTATTTCCCACGTGAACCTCAGCAACAACCTATCCAACGTGGAGTTCGAGTTGGTAGACAAGACGGACGAAAATTCCGCTTCAGCCGAATGAAAATTAGGAGTTTGACACCAAAACACCGAGGGAGCTGATACGAGACGTAATACAGAAAAAGATTGCGAAAGTCATTACATCATTTcgtatacattttttattttttgtttttactcgATGGGGGCGGCGCGTCTAGGAGTTGGCTGCCAGGCGCTGTTTTATGCTGCGAGCGACACTGTCGAGGTCTCGCCTTCCTTCTGCCGTGATTCTTCTGCCGCTGGAGGCGGATTGCGGCGGTTAGTTTGGGTGTGTGGGAGAGTGTGTGCTTTTGTATTGCGACGGAAAAGGCGGCGTACCCTTTGGGGTGTTTCTCGATGAGCCTCATCGTTTCCAGGTTTCGCAGGATGGATCGGGCGATGGATCCCGATCCCAGGGCGAAGTGCTGCGGTCGAAGGCCGTTGGTCTTGgccgcgccgtagatttttcggaACGAGCCGATTCCGACGCTCTTGTTCAGGTATATTTTTCGCAGCATGGACGCGGCGCGGACGTAGTACCAGTCGCTATCGTAGGGCGAGAGTTCTTTGCCCACAGCCGTTTTGACGACGTCGACCCAGGGCGGGAGTTGGATGCCCCCGCTCTTCTTCAGGTGTTGAGCGTACGCGGTGATAAGCTGACTGGGAGCTACGTCGCGGACGGTGACGGATGCCGGGTTCATGACGCGCTGCGAGGGGGAAAAAAAACGGCCGTGTGAGGGAGCAGAGTCTCGAGTTTTTCGCGCGGCGCGCGGGCGCCTGTTTCTTACATACGAGATGTCGGGTAGGTGGGGATTTGGATGGAGTCGAGTTTAGACGGTGCGAGGTCTCTTGAAGTGCGCGGACCAAAGAGGAATGTGGCAAAAATGCTCAGATAGCGATGCTCAATTGAAATAGATTTTGGGCTGAAagggtttaaaaaaataaaaaaataaaaaagtgtctcCGCGCGTaggttgaaaggggggggggggtgcggtggtGGGAGTCGGCGTTGGGCGCGCGGGGCTAGAACGGAGGCGGGGGGGGCGCGAGGAGCTTCGAGGGCGACGTCGAGTTCGTCGGTTGCGCGCTCTCGCCGCGCGCGGGCGTGGCGAGGTGAGGGGCGGCCGTTTTTCCGGGGGGGCTCGCTTCCCCCGGGAGGGGGTGCGCGTGACGAAGGGCGAACGCGAACAGGTTGTTCTCTCATTGTTGGGTTATTTTTTGCGGTATTTATTTTTTTAGCAAAAATCGTATACAAACCGTTTGTAACCTGAGCATACAGAACATCGAACACACATATTCTGCTTTGAATCGCAATCGGTCTGTGCAGGTTGCCTGAGCTGCTTGGCCTGCGACTTGCCCGCAGACATCTGGAGTCTCTGGTTCTAATTTCAGCCTCGTTTCGATGGTACGGCGGACACTTGTTTCTCGCTTCTGCGGCCTTTCGCGTAGGAAAGGGGTGGTTGTTTGCGAGAAGATGCGCCGTGGCGGACTGCTTGTTTTGATTTGTTCTAGATGCTTACGGATCTTCGAATCGGGTCGTTCCTCGTCTTCGTTCGGGCGCGCGGGTCCTTGCGGCGAACGCCGGACCGGAAACAAAATGCGCGCTGGGAAACATGTGTGTTTAGGAGTCCGATCAGCACAACGCGGGTTCGCAGGCGGCTCAGCCCATGCAACAACAGGGTTACGACTACTCTGCGTATTACCACTATTACCAGCAAAATCCTGAGGCATGGGCGCAGTACATGGCGCAGTGGCAGCAGTACCAACAGGCGAGTGCGAATCCCACTTCTTATTCGGCGTATCCGTACCAGGAGGCGTATCAGGGCCTGAGGAACGTGGCGTATCAAATGAACGTCGACCAGATGGCCCACGCCCACATGGACCGCCAGGAACGCATGGTCCCGTCGACCACGCTGTGGGTCGGCAACCTACCTTGGGACTGCACAGAACAAGACATTCGAGCCGTGTTCGAAATATTCGGTCGAATTCGCAGCATCCGCATTTTGAGTAACAAAAACTGCGCTTTTGTCACCTACTACGACCTGGACGCGAGCACCGCCGCTCATTACGGAACGTTCGGACTCACAATCAAGAACTCTCCCGTCAAAGTCGGATGGGGAAAGGCACAAGCCAACGACTTTATGATGCGAACTAGCGGCTCTCGCGAAGACAACGTGCAGCCCTCTCCAAACATCTGGGTGGGACAGCTAGACCCCAGCATCACAGAAGAAGAACTCAGAGCGGCCTTCCGACAGTTCGGAGTGATAGAGCGAATTCGCGTCTTGCCAGCGAGAAACTGCGCTTTCATCAACTTCGCTCACCTCGAAAGCGCCATCGAGGCCAAAGACCGCATGAACGGCACTCTAATTCGAGACCAACCCGTTCGAGTCAACTACGGCAAGCAAAGAGAAGAAAGAATGGACAAAACCAGCCCCACCTCGGGAGGCAACGGATCCTCTGTCGGACCCTCGAACCACCCCTCTTGGTCCACTAACATCGAGGGCAACACGGCCAAAGGCGACCCAGACATGAGGCACGACGGCAACCTCATGTACCACCATCACCAAATCGACTCGAGAACCAGAAGCCAACCCCCACCTACGCCCCCACCCCCCGACGTGAAGGACGTCATCGACAAGCTCGTGGACAGCATCGTCAAAAAGGGCCCCGAGCTGGAGGCCATGGTAAGAGAAAAACAGGCAAACAACCCAAGGTTCGCCTTCCTAAAAGACGGGCCCGGCTCCAAATACTACCACTGGAAACTAGACCAAGCCAGGCGAAAAGACCACTACGTTGACTTGAcaggtacaaaaaaaaaattttttttactgtacCCAGAACCTGactaacaccccctcccccctcagcccCCCCTATCACGTCTCCCTGTCCGGCGGCCAAGGCCGACCAGAACCTGTCGACCGTCCCCCCCTGGGAGCAACCAGACCCCATAGACTCCAGCTCCTCGCCTCCACCCGTCCCCTCTAGACTCTCTCCCGGCGAAGAAGAAGAACTGCTGATCATCTTGGGCAGCCTATCCCAAACCAGAGAAAAAATCGAATCGGCCGCAGACTGGGTCTTTCGACATCGAGACAAAATCTCCTCCATTTCGTCCTATTTCAAAACTTACTTTCTACAGCGCGCCGACAGCCTAAGCTCCTGCGTCAACGTGCTCTACGTCGTCAACGAGTCCCTCCAGACCGGCCTGAAGGTCCTGCGCACCCCGTCCGACGCGCCTCAAAGCAAGGCCGATAAGATTTCTACCGGGTTTTTGCCCCACCTCAGCAGCATGATTCGACACATGAAAACCACCTACGGAGAGCACGCCGGTAAGATAAACGAACTACTCACCATGTGGAAGGACAAGGGCATCTACTCTCCCGCCGTCATCGACTCCTGGATCTACTGCGTCTCCCAGCCAGAAAGACCGGCGGAACCCACACCCTGTTCGGGCAACGAGCTCTCCAAGTCCCCTTCACCCGCGCCAACCGCCAGTCCGAGAGAAGAATCCGCATCGCCCCGCCAAGAAGAAGCAGACAACGCCTCAGCAAAAAAAAGGTCTTCCGAACACCTCGACCACACGGAGCCCCCCCTCCAAGAGAACCACAACACCTCTGACCCACAAGTCTCAACCACCGAAGAAAACGCCGCCGCCGAATACGAACCCAAATCAAAAAAAAGGGATATTGAGTAAAAAAAAACAACCCTACCCTCCCCTCTCACTTGCCTTTTTGCTTTTGTATGTAcacaaattccaaaaaaaaaaaagtgctgtcgCGCGCACCCCGAGCGCCCGAGCTCGGCATAGCCGCCTCAAGTCGAACAAGTctgctcttcttttttttttcttttttctcagatGCGAGCGAAAAGGCGTCTCTATGGAACGAATCGGCGCGCCCGTTCGTCTCCCGCGAAGACCGCTCTTTCGAAAGCCTCGGCGTGCCGCGCGGGAAAGCGTGCGCGTCGGAGGGCGCCCCGGGCGACCGCTGGCTCGCTCGGCGCGGTCGAGAGTCGGCTCGACTCGAGTTTCGAGGCCCCGGGCGAGAAACGCGCGTGTCGCGGAGCCAAGCGGCCCAGCGCGCGGAAAGAGAGGCGCGTCAGGCTCGCGATTGGAGGGGACGGTCGCAGTGATAAGAGGGAGAGGAGTCGCAGGACGAGGGCGGTTTAGGAGAAACGTTGGCAATTCGCTGAGGAGGGCTGCGAATTTTTGACTCTATGAAAAATTGGGGGTGGAGAACGTGGTGCTCGTTGCTGCTCATGTTTGCGCTTCTAACGAGCTTAGGATGAAAGGGAGAGCCATCCGGGCTGTCTGAACACTCGCCGTTCCGATCAAAGACAGGCGAGGACGCATCATAGACGACAGATGACTCCGCATGATCGACAGTACCAACGTGGCTCTGATCGTGGGCGTAGACACCCCTTTGACCGTTTGCGTGATGAACGTCCTCTCCCTCTTGCTGGCGACGACCCTCGTCGCACGCCTTGCCTTGTCGGCGATGAACAAAACCATTTTCCTCCTTTTGACCATTCGAACGCGCAAAGTCGCCATGACAATCCCCTTCTAGACGCTCACCGCCAGGACGGACATCCCCCTCTCCTGAGCTGTTCGAGATTCCCCGCAGACGGGGGCCAACCGATGCGGAGGAACGCCGGAGACCATCAACTTCGGAAGCGGAATTCTGGATTCCATTTGGAGTAAACGTTCGTTGTTCGTCTTGAAAAAAATTTTGTCGCTCCGAAAAATCTTCCACTTGTTCTTGACTCAGAGCTTCGTCCTCCACTAGCCAGGACCCGTCCAGCGCAAATTCGTCGCCAAACTGGTCTATCAAATGGCTGAACGGATCTTCGACGGAACTCTCGTCGGCCAGCGCGCTCATCCTCGAAGACTCGCCGGCACCATTTCGAAGATCTACGACGTTGCCATCGGAAGCGTCGCTCGCCGCCGCCAGGGCGTTCGCGGTCGCTCGCGGGGACTTCACCAGGCCCCAGTGAGAAGAGAGACACTGCCTACGCTGGTAAAATAACATAAACGCCTCCTGCTGCTGCACATAAGAAAATGGCACAGAACTAAGCGACATGTCCGAAATTTTGACCCAACCCTTCTGTGGAGAAGCAAAGTCCTCCGGACGATAGCAAACATAGTGGCCGCCGCGCTCGTTTCCGATGTGGACAATTACAGCCGAAAGGACGTAATCAAAATAGGGATCGCTGCAGTCATTGAAACTTTCCAGCGCCAAAGAGTCCGTCGTCGATGATGTCAGCGCGTCGCCCGACTCCGAAGAAGAAGACAAGGGCGTTCCGCGCTCCGCACTGTCCGCCGCCGATCTCGAGCTCGCCAGCTTCGCCGGTCCGAGCCCCGGCACTGAACAACCCGCCGAATCACTCCAAAACAACCCGCCAAATTCCGAAGGAGATCGATCAAAGCTCCGTCGCACCGCTTCCAAGTCACCCTGGTCCAACTCCGTAGGCATCGAGTACAGCGCAAACGTCCTATCTCTCTTCGAGATGAACGCGGACAGACCCTCCGCAGGGCTAAGACTGTATCGGAGCGCGCTCGAAGGCGGGAGAGAGTAGCGACTCGTCAGCCAAGAAACATTGAGGTGCAAACCAAAGTCAACCCTCCCGCAAATCTTTTTCAACCTCCTCCCTCTACCCACCAAGCACAGCCTGTTGAAATGCAGAGAAAGCAGGTCCGGTGCCTTCAGAATCGTCAAGCGCTTCTCGACCGTGCGCGCCTCCTGGCAATAGCGACAGAGATAATTTTTGATTTTCTCACTCTGGAAAAGACGACTGAAGCAATCAAACAGCGTGAACGAAGAGGCGTCTTTGTATGGCAAATACAGAGAAAGCACGGACATGGTCTCAATCGAAGACCAACTACGGCAACACGCGGAACAATACAACGTATTCTCCATCTTCCCGAAAAAAGGATTCTGTCTCAACAGACCGTCGCCACCATCGTCTTCCATTTTGTCGCCTGTCGGCGAAGACGTCGCCCCCATTCGTCGACCGTTAGACTCATTCGCGCCACCAACCACCTCTCGATCGAAACGACCCTCTCCCCGAGACCAGGACCTGTCAAAGAGATCCCTCCtcaccccctgaaacaaaacggaactCTCGA
Encoded proteins:
- the LOC126325510 gene encoding uncharacterized protein LOC126325510; this translates as MSTPTSNKLQQPKWVKVKTLAPCQTYIDVIVKVYKTRHLLTQKRSDNTSKEYSEALVGDETGCLILTLCDDDIKLAQEGAVLEIINAKIEMAKFYMRLVVDKWGKIRPSTRTISHVNLSNNLSNVEFELVDKTDENSASAE
- the LOC126325492 gene encoding uncharacterized protein LOC126325492, producing MVGRGLINTGNTCFLNSVVQALAALRVFRSYLAELASRGLSSDLIQSLRRTLNELESSDSRPLRPPLLEEKTIKARFVTGEQQDPHELLIYMLDHIQATVSECQRTSTDEAKKLGMRGLSSVLHGVIESELSAKRSACRRVVDPLSAASAAGLLSFVNSPKLESSVLFQGVRRDLFDRSWSRGEGRFDREVVGGANESNGRRMGATSSPTGDKMEDDGGDGLLRQNPFFGKMENTLYCSACCRSWSSIETMSVLSLYLPYKDASSFTLFDCFSRLFQSEKIKNYLCRYCQEARTVEKRLTILKAPDLLSLHFNRLCLVGRGRRLKKICGRVDFGLHLNVSWLTSRYSLPPSSALRYSLSPAEGLSAFISKRDRTFALYSMPTELDQGDLEAVRRSFDRSPSEFGGLFWSDSAGCSVPGLGPAKLASSRSAADSAERGTPLSSSSESGDALTSSTTDSLALESFNDCSDPYFDYVLSAVIVHIGNERGGHYVCYRPEDFASPQKGWVKISDMSLSSVPFSYVQQQEAFMLFYQRRQCLSSHWGLVKSPRATANALAAASDASDGNVVDLRNGAGESSRMSALADESSVEDPFSHLIDQFGDEFALDGSWLVEDEALSQEQVEDFSERQNFFQDEQRTFTPNGIQNSASEVDGLRRSSASVGPRLRGISNSSGEGDVRPGGERLEGDCHGDFARSNGQKEENGFVHRRQGKACDEGRRQQEGEDVHHANGQRGVYAHDQSHVGTVDHAESSVVYDASSPVFDRNGECSDSPDGSPFHPKLVRSANMSSNEHHVLHPQFFIESKIRSPPQRIANVSPKPPSSCDSSPSYHCDRPLQSRA
- the LOC126325509 gene encoding uncharacterized protein LOC126325509, with amino-acid sequence MNPASVTVRDVAPSQLITAYAQHLKKSGGIQLPPWVDVVKTAVGKELSPYDSDWYYVRAASMLRKIYLNKSVGIGSFRKIYGAAKTNGLRPQHFALGSGSIARSILRNLETMRLIEKHPKGGRRITAEGRRDLDSVARSIKQRLAANS
- the LOC126325495 gene encoding uncharacterized protein LOC126325495, which produces MESDQHNAGSQAAQPMQQQGYDYSAYYHYYQQNPEAWAQYMAQWQQYQQASANPTSYSAYPYQEAYQGLRNVAYQMNVDQMAHAHMDRQERMVPSTTLWVGNLPWDCTEQDIRAVFEIFGRIRSIRILSNKNCAFVTYYDLDASTAAHYGTFGLTIKNSPVKVGWGKAQANDFMMRTSGSREDNVQPSPNIWVGQLDPSITEEELRAAFRQFGVIERIRVLPARNCAFINFAHLESAIEAKDRMNGTLIRDQPVRVNYGKQREERMDKTSPTSGGNGSSVGPSNHPSWSTNIEGNTAKGDPDMRHDGNLMYHHHQIDSRTRSQPPPTPPPPDVKDVIDKLVDSIVKKGPELEAMVREKQANNPRFAFLKDGPGSKYYHWKLDQARRKDHYVDLTAPPITSPCPAAKADQNLSTVPPWEQPDPIDSSSSPPPVPSRLSPGEEEELLIILGSLSQTREKIESAADWVFRHRDKISSISSYFKTYFLQRADSLSSCVNVLYVVNESLQTGLKVLRTPSDAPQSKADKISTGFLPHLSSMIRHMKTTYGEHAGKINELLTMWKDKGIYSPAVIDSWIYCVSQPERPAEPTPCSGNELSKSPSPAPTASPREESASPRQEEADNASAKKRSSEHLDHTEPPLQENHNTSDPQVSTTEENAAAEYEPKSKKRDIE